The genome window ataaacacataaaaacAATTGAATAGGCAGCAAACTTCTGTACGATACCAGATCGTACAGATTCACAGATACTAACCTTCATTCTCTTTAAATGTCAGGGTCGCCTTGAAATCCTGGTCACCAGCAGATTCAAGGACGAACTGCTGTGGAGTCTTGGTAATAGGAGCAGCCAGCTTTGAGTCCTCATCAGTTACATATTTCAGAGGTGTCAGTTTTTGGTTCTCTTTTAATGGAACCACAGACGTTGTATAACTGTAGTCAGGAGACCTCTCCACCTTTTGAACAGGTAGTTTTGTTGCTAATATCTGTTTTGTCATACCGATGCTGTTTGATGTGGTCCAGTCGCCGTTCCTTGGTGTCTCTATAGTTGGGCCTAAATGCTCAGTTGTTGTGTCACTGTCCAGAAGGCGGATTGCCAGTGCCTCTTCTGTACCCAGTTTTGGAAGTTCAGTTGTCGATCTCACCTGAACTGCTTCTGAGTCCACTGGTGTCTCCTCAGCATCAATGTCACTGAGCGGAAACCGCGAGCTCACTGAAGCTAGGTAGTTGAGTGCAGACCTCGCGTTCTGTAGCACCCCACTGAAATCTATCATGGACACATAGTTTGGTTGATCCATTGCCAGCCACAGCAATAGGATCAGGGAGGTTGAGTGCCGCATCATGTGACTTCAGTATGTCAACCTGTAACACCACAGAATTTTCAAATACTCTCATTACTGACATATTCGTTAGcatcattactattaatattatcataACTGTTAGTTCCATTGCAGGTCATGACTTTCAGTTTTAATGTCGGAGTCAGAATTCCTCTCAAATTTGATGCACGCAACTTTTGATAACAATGTCTGTAGAAAAACACCACTAAAAATATAACATCTCAGGAGGAATAGTATTTACAGTAGGAGACTAGACATTATAGAATTAAAAAGTTAGGGCTGTAAGCTTTGGATCAAATATctagtgacaacttttattaaagCATGTTCTCAAAAGTGAGACTGATATTAGGACAGTAAGTATTTTGAgtaagaaaatttttttcaaagcAGAGACGAAGGCAATGGGAAATGATGTCCAGTGATGAAGGAGCATTGTGGTTTTTTCCAGCATCACAGATAAAAATAAGACACTTTCAGCAAACAAAGGCAATGTTAAACTCTGACTACACATAGCCCATATCTGGCATACTTTTTTCAGGTTTGGAAACAATTAATATGTGCTTGTATAACACCTCTGATTCATATTATTTGAGTGACCAAAAATAGAAGCACATGTTACCTCTGTGGGGAGACCATGTTTATCCACAAGACATCTGTTTGACATAAGTTCAAATAAATAAAACTGGAATATATTGGGCAAATTACCTACATACATTTCAGATAGGTGAAACAGGCTACCCTGGACACAAATCATTCAAAGCAGACAGCAGATAAGGTCACATTTATTGCAAAATAATATAATGGTAGTCTTGGAATAGAGATCCTAACTTGAATGTTGCCACACAATACTCCCATTGGTATTAGAAATAATTCTGCAAATAACTGCACATTTATATTTTTAGTTTGTAAATCAAATTGTACTGATTGTTCGAAAACACTAGTTTGATAGAAACTTTGTTATAGATGTTAATTAAGATGTGTATATTATGTTAGTTTGAATGTTTGTAGTATCAGACAGAATGTCGAACCCTCTGTTGGCAGCAATCATGACCCATCTTAAGTGTGACTAAGTAGCCTTTGGAATAGACACAATCAATTAAatgattttgtaaaaattaaaacttATGAAACACTCTTTATAACAGAATAAGCCCAATCACATAATAGAAGAACAGCCCAATTTAGAATCTTGGCAACAATCAGTCATGTATTAACATAGCACATCCATATCTATCATTTACTGAAGTTGCATGTTGTGTGTTAAATTGTATTTTTACTTTTCCCCACAGTTTTTGATTTTAGTTGTATTGTGAAATACTCTTTGCAGTGTTCTACTGAGATATCCACTCATCAGCTTTGGTTAGTCACACAAACTCTTTGTCTCTCTGTGGCAATGCAGGAACGAGTTTTTATCTTTGGTGTGCTCCTCAGGCCTTCAGCCAATCAGGGGACAGTGGTGATTTCACCATGAGGCatgtatacatacacacatatacacatatttcAATAGGGAACTTCTGACAATGTAATACAGAAGTACTGGctaaaatttttttccattacGTTCACTGTCAGTATGATGTACTTGTTTTATTCTGCAAATCTTGAGATACTAAGTGTTAATTAGAAATGTGGTATGTCTGGTAAcctgtataattttttttattatgatatATTTGTTCTGGTTTAATGCTGTCAGGGAATGTTATGAAAAACAATATCACTGACAGATAGTAAACACTTGTGCAGGAGTGCTGTCCCTGAAAGCATGTGTGACATCACAGCATACCACACAGGAGACTTACTCAGTCGTGAAATGTAAGTGTGAACAGATGCAAGTGGTGTGCACAGTAGTGCCTATGTGAGGCGCAATTGTTATTAACGAGGCACCAAGAGCATGATCAGTGTGGGCAGAAGCAAGAGACTTCAATATCATCAAGATTGGGCCATATAATTGGTCAATAAGAATCAAAATGTGCCCACATTGTTACTTGGAGCAAAGGGAACACTGTAGGTGACAGCAAAGATGGTGGATTGACATCTGCAACGAATTCTAAGGTTGTGTTCATTTGATTCGCATTAGAAACTCCATTAGACCTTTCCCAGTGTTAACCTCAGTGAATTTCTTTTTTCAGTAATAAGTGTTGTACATAAAAACTGTAGGTATCTGATATTCTCATTACCCTCAGCCTACTTAGGGTCCCATTTCTTTCCAGTTATTAAATACTCCAGTGTCATTGTTTAAATAGTGAAAAGAGAAGTTTTCAAGACTATAGTTGCCAGTTTCATTTGTTTGCCAAAAAGATAACTGAAAGCAATTAATAAGGAAGCCTCCACAAATTATCTGTGCTGTTCAACAATATTTAGAGACGAAGTAATTCTTGGTAATCAAGTGAAGTaacttaaaattaaagtaattctcgCAATTTCTACTCTAAAAAAGGAATGAACGGAGTTCATGTATTTCAAATCAGTGTCTACTGTAACAACGGTATTGTGTACTGACCTGGTTCATATTTTGGCTTTGTCAATCTGTTGAAAGTCAACAGTTGCTTATTTTAACCATTAAATTTTCTTAAGTAAATAGGAAATGGGGCTACCAGTACACATTTTTTTATGTGGCCCCATACTCTATCTACAAGCAACTGAATTTCAAATCAGTTTCAGACACCATTTGCATTTtggcagaaataaaattaaaacttgaatttcatggcaataaaataataaacatcattaaaaatatttcaagggaatataaaataaataaaggatcAAAAAATAGTACATTttaactgaatatgaaaatgaatGAAAGCTAGATATgataaatttttaacagaacaaaaaAACCTGCAcatgaaaaaatcaaattttttgaaattaaattttaatgaatttttcattttcatttttgccaataaatagttttcttgtaAGTTGAGAACTTAAAAACTTCAAAATATAGAAGAATTAAAATCCAGAGCAaaagaattaaatattaaaggagaCTCTAGACTTAATGAATTTAATCTTATTCACAAAAAAATCGTTATTCACAATAATTGTATGTTACTAATTTTGAGTAGTCATcttatagaaataaataaaataattaattagttCTTTTGGTATTACCAGCAAATGAATAACAATCTATTTTTGCATTATGTGTTTTAAAATGAGAAATCCAGTGAATACTGGCATTATCAGAATCATCAAAATTAAGTATACAACATTCAATTTTGTTCTCATTTATTAGATAATATATCTGTCATAAAACTGCCTCTAACaggattaatttttaaatttgttaacaAGATTTTCTATATCGAAATTAGATAAAGGGTAAttattttttaatacattttcgtattttttacttcatttccttacctttccatTGCTAAATAATATCATTTTTGTTCTTCGAATTCCCTTCTTTTTGTCGTTTTATCTGTCACTGTTTTTGCTACTGTACCAGCAGTACATGGTAACGCTGTGAATAACAATTGTAAAAATCTACCTTCACCTTTTGTTAATCCAGAAtctgttcttttcttgttttctaaGATGCCAAATAACTTCTTTTCACAACTAGAGTACCTAATGGTATAAGTAAATTACTACCAGTTCCTTATCTCGTTTCTTTTCTTACATGCATCAGGTAAAAATTATCAATACTATTTAACTGCTCATtacttattttttaattgtttctggttCAGGTTTACCACTTGGCAGCAAtctgtaaaaaactgtaaaattcttcATTTATGGAAActtaaattttatacaaaatttgtCAAAACATCTTATTCAATATATTGAAACAATTTACAGTCCCCAACCATCGTCATCCATCCCCATTCCATATTTTCCTATTTCATGCATTATCCTGGTAACTGCAGTTGCTGTTAATTTTTTGTCAAGTGAAGCATCTTTACCACACagactttcttttgcagctaactgaagttctttatctgtGTCATGTCTACTTCCTAAATTTTTAATCTCTATACGCAACATTACGTTTATACAAGCTTCATATAATGCATTTGCTCCTTTAACACCTCTAGCTAgtgattttttcttattttgctcctgGTCCACAATAATTATAATCAGGAAGATACATTTCCAaaagtaacatacactcctggaaattgaaataagaacaccgtgaattcattgtcccaggaaggggaaactttattgacacattcctggggtcagatacatcacatgatcacactgacagaaccacaggcacatagaca of Schistocerca serialis cubense isolate TAMUIC-IGC-003099 chromosome 2, iqSchSeri2.2, whole genome shotgun sequence contains these proteins:
- the LOC126458322 gene encoding uncharacterized protein LOC126458322, which produces MMRHSTSLILLLWLAMDQPNYVSMIDFSGVLQNARSALNYLASVSSRFPLSDIDAEETPVDSEAVQVRSTTELPKLGTEEALAIRLLDSDTTTEHLGPTIETPRNGDWTTSNSIGMTKQILATKLPVQKVERSPDYSYTTSVVPLKENQKLTPLKYVTDEDSKLAAPITKTPQQFVLESAGDQDFKATLTFKENEGYWPTESYQHDEDYPDFTVKDTDEVEDLLQDLSVYNDEDLEDDDKKYFDLTLFEEGIGHLPQSG